The Suncus etruscus isolate mSunEtr1 chromosome 15, mSunEtr1.pri.cur, whole genome shotgun sequence genome contains the following window.
ataatagTGGAATAATTTATGTAAATGCCACTTtgtgggctttattttttttgtggggggggaggttttgggccacacccggcggtgctcaggggttactcctggctgtctgctcagaaatagctcctggcaggcacaggaaaccatatgggacaccaggattcgaaccaaccaccttaggtcttggatcagctgcttgcaaggcaaacaccactgtgctatctctccgggccctgtgtgcTTTATCTTAATCACATAGTACATAGTTCATCTATCGATAGAGGAAAGTACATAATTTATCTTAATAGAACCTGACCCAATTTTTGGCACCTACTAAGCGCATACTTGACATATTTATCCCGAGGAAATGGAAAAGACTTGAAAACCAAGTAATATATGTTCCTCTATTCCagcatatattgtatataatctcTATTGTAAGTCAATTAATTGATATTTTCTCATTGTAGAAGACATGATGCAGTActtaacaaaaagtaaaatatgtataaacTCATGCATTGTTGCATTTGTTGTGGCTGCACAGAACTCAGTAATAAAAATTACTGCTCTGTTTAATAATGAAGCATTCCATTCTCCTGCAATATCCCTGTCATTGGTCCACGATGTATTGTTCAAGATAAGTGCTTCTGATCTTGATACCTCTTTAACAGTGATCAATAAACCTCAGCCACACATTTATGAAGAACAGAGAAATTTGGTGTAAGTTGCTCTTTGAGTCAGAATTAATTTTAGACTTTAAGTTTTATATTCATCCTATCTGATAGAATCACTTTGATTTTCTCTTGTGCAGGACAACAACTGGAATTAAGGTGgtgttatatatacattttggaaTGGCATTTTTAATAAGTGGATTTTGTCTTCTGTCAGTGACTGAGAGGGTCTATAAAGCAAAGCACATACAGTTTATGAGTGGCCTCTCTGTCCTTGTGTACTGGTTTTCTGCTCTTCTGTGGGATTTAATCATTTTCTTTACAAGCATCTGCTTATTAGTGGTGAGTGTTAAAGTTTTGGTAGACTTTTAGTTCTTTCATGCCATATGGAAAATACCTCTTCTCACTATATCATAAACATAACTACAAATTAActctttgtttatttataaagtatatttaaaaatattgtggtAAAAAACTAATATTCTTTTActacaaaaaaagtttttttttttaattaaaatacaaagagCCCTCATGGGTCTGGAGATTGTATAGAGAGTAGAGCACTTGCTccacatgtagccaacctgagtttgatctccagtagtccatatggtcccctgggcactaccaggaatgatttctgattgcagcgAACTGCCTTAGTGTGAcccaacccacccaccccaaaCAAGACCTCTAATAAACTTGCTTTCAGTTTATTTTCACAGAGGCATGCTGATCCCACAAAGCCTCTAAGAAGTTGAAAAGGTACAAACATATTGTATTTAATCTTGTTAACTTTTTCTTCCACTAGTTTTCTGATTATATTGAAGTCAGTTTTTCTCCAAGTTCTCTACCAATATATTAATAGATAGTTTATTAACACTGCTATTATTTGGAAACTAGGGTTCAGTGTATGATTTGATTCTAAATGTGAAAaatgtcttctaattttttttgctaCCAGATTTCCCAAAGAAACGCTGTATGTTCAGTATTACTATTTTAAAGATAAGCTAGTGCTCTGTAGGAAGTCCCAAACTGAAATCTATGGGGGAAAATGTATATTGGAGAATACTCAGATACTGAGTTAATTaagtgttgttatttttgtttacccAAGTTAATACCCATCTTATTTATATCATGAAGCAtttgaacaaagataaaatatttaaatacatggCATACTATTCCCTAACAAAATATAACCCCACATATGTTCTATAAGCTGCTGAACCAcatgaaaatttttcttctgtagtgttcatacatatctatatatgtgCATGTGAGTTAGAAGAGATTAACATGAAAATTATATAACATACATAAAGGTTTAAGTATTTAGTAATAGATAGCTGTAAGTATTTAAGTATTTAGCAATAGATATAAGttaatcatgaaaataaaaaacaccattaaaaaaagaaaataaagacatcacAACACTAtatcccttttttgttttatttttgttggtttatttgtttttgtttgcaacCACACCCCAtgttactcagggtttacttcaggtctatattcagggatcactcctggtagtgtttcaGGGAAGATTTGGGGTGCCAGTGATGACATCCAGATCAGACTCCTGCAAGGAAGTACCCTGCCTAGCTTTCCTATCCCCTGattcttataataaaattattattttttaacaattcaaTTTTTTTGATAATATGAATTCAcaatataaatgtacatatagtACTTCACTACAGAGATCCCAAACCTAGATAAGAATAAAaacctagaaaaaaagaaatcaggcaggcatgggggaccatgtggtatgccaggatttgaaccacgttcatcctgaatcggctgtataaaagacaaatgccctactgctggtccttccagcccgcagctctattgtctctgggcattattaccataatgtctttaattttttttttgtaagttgtagtttttttttattggaaaacAAATATACAACTTGGAATGGATGAGGCAAATTGTGCCATAAGCGGACTTTAAGTggctaaaacaaagtttaaaaagcaaggaacaataaaagaaaatgtttctggtGCAGGACCAGCAGTACAAAAAATAGTGTAAGAGTACCTGGATAACACACACACCCGTTTTGCAATAGTGCAACTTTTAAGAACATATTGTATGACTGTCCATAGATCACGCAGATCAAATTCCACACTTCAACAACATGCTGACAATTCCTAACGAAAACTACTTTAAAGACCTGACCAGATGTTCCCTCATTTCATCATCTTTGTCTAAGTGTAGATGTGCAGAAGGGCTTGGATATATCCAGAGAAAGCCACATGCAACATGTTAACTTGATCAATTTCCTAAAATATGGTTTCAGGATGATGACAGAAGGGAAGAAAACATGGAGGAATGAAGTCCTAATTACTATACATGCATATCTCTTTGACAGTAGGGGGTAACCTTTTACAGATAAGTtacaaacaaagaaaaggcaaataaacaattttgtacaAGAAATTTAACACATTCTGTACAATGTCTTCACTTTGCTGTCATCATCTGTACAAACTCTTCATAGTTTACTTGACCATCACCATCAATATCTGCTTCCCTGATCATTTCATCAACCTCCTCATCTGTTAACTTCTCTCCCAGGTTTGTCATCACATTGCGAAGTTCAGCTGCACTTATATAGCCATTGCCATCCTTATCAAACACACGGAATGCTTCTCTAATTTCCTCTTCACTATctgtatctttcatttttcttgccaTCATAGTCAGAAATTCTGGGAAGTCAATTGTGCCATTACCGTCAGCATCTACTTCATTAATCATGTCCTGTAACTCGGCTTCCGTGGGATTCTGACCCAGAGACCTCATTACTGTTCCCAACTCCTTAGTTGTTATAGTCCCATCACCATCCTTATCAAATAGTGAAAAGGCTTCTTTGAATTCTGCAATCTGCTCTTCAGTCAGTTGGTCAGCCATGCTGCCGCGctacggacggacggacggacggacggacggggtTGGGGTCGGGGTCGGAGCCGGAGCCGCGTCCACAACCGCTGCCGCCGCTCCTGCGCCCGCactctgtctttaatttttttaaaacccatagataagtgagactattctgtattcaGCCCAATTTTTTAATTGCCCGaatagcatttaaaataatatgtaaacatTCCTGAAGATAGCAATAGCCATTTCCAACAAACCAGTCatggtgaaaaaaaaatggaaaccttATCACTGAGGATAGGCATAAGACACTTTTATTCTATTTACTTTTGCAAGTCCTTGTCACAGcagacaagaaaaacaaatcaaaaggatTAAAAACAAATTGAGGGAAAAGAAGTAAACTATTACTACTTAGAGATGACATTATAATATACAAGAAAtccctaaagaatctaccaaaagagctcctagaaacaattccAATACAACAAGGTAGGGggctacaaaagtaacacacaaaaacctatacatttctatatacaaataatgagctagatgagaaaaaaattaaggcaaCCACTTTTAAAATTAGTGCCCCGCCCAGAACATCATGTACCTAAGAatcaacaaaggaaataaaaacttgtaCAAAGAATACCATAAagcaatttttgaaagaaatagatGAAGATACCATAAAATGGGTATCAGGTAATGATTAATGTAGTAATAAAGTAATCATTGTGATTATGTGCTTTCTGGACTTTCCTCTGAAGAAAAGATAGAAGGTCCTTATATCACGTTCCTAACCAGggtccttttttatattttatttaaacaccttgattacatacatgatagtgtttgggtttcagtcatgtaaagaacaccacccatcaccagtgcaacatttccatcaccaatgtcccaaatctccctcctcccctcctgacccccgcctgtactctagacaggctttttatttcccttgtacattctcattattaggacagttcaaaatgtagttatttctctaactaaactaatccctgtttgtggtgagcttcatgaggtgagctggaacttccagctcttttctcttttgtgtctgaaaattattattgcaagaatgtctttcatttttcttaaaacccatagatgagtgagaccattctgcgtttttctctctgacttatttcactaagcataatagattccatgtacatccatgtataggaaaatatcatgacttcatctctcctaacagctgcataatattccattgtgtatatgtaccacagtttctttagccattcgtctgttgaaggacatcttggttgtttttagagtcttgctatggtaaatagtgctgcaatgaatataggtgtaaggaagggacttttgtatttttgtgttccaagggtatatatagtctaggagtggtatagctggatgatatgggagctctatttccagtttttggaggaatctccatatcactttccataaaggttgaactagacggcattcccaccagcaattgataagagttcctttctctccacatacttgccaacactgtttgttctcattctttgtgatgtgtgccaatctctgtggtgtgagaaagtacctcatagttgttttgatttgcatctccctgattttttttcaaagaaccaacttctgctttcgttgatctttcggattgttttttgagtttccacttcgttgatttctgctctcagctttgttatttccttctgtcttcctattcttgggtccttttgttgagcattttctagttctattagctgtgtcattaagctactcaggtaagctccttcttccttcctgatgtgtgcttgcaaagctataaattttcctctcagtactgcttttgctgtgtcccataagttctgagagtttgtgtctttattgtcatttgtttccaggaacctttttatttcctccttgatttcatctcggacccactggttattgagcatgaggctgtttaacttccaggtgttaaagtgtttcttctgagtccctttggagttcacaaataatttcagagccttgtggccagcaaaggtagtctgcaaaatttctatcctcttgatcttatggaggtatgttttatgtgccagcatgtagtctatcctggagaatgtcccatgtacattggagaagaatgtgtatccaggtttctggggatggagtgtcctatatatatccactaggcctctttcttccatttctctcctcaggtctagtatattcttgttgggtttcagtctggttgacctgtccagtgttgacaaagccgtgttaaggtcccccacaattattgtgttgttgttgatattatttttcagatttgtcaacagttgtattaaatattttgctggcccctcattcggtgcatatatgtttaggagagtgaattcttcctgctctacgtaccccttgattaatataaaatgtccgtctttgtcccttacaaccttcctgagtataaagtttgcattatctgatattagtatggccactccagcttttttatgggtgttgtttgcttggataacttttctccagccttttattttgagtctatgtttgttctgactattcaggtgcgtttcttgtaggcagcagaaggttggattgagtttttttgatccatttagccactctgtgtctcttaactggtgcatttagtccattgacgttgagagaaagaattgtcctgggatttaacgccatctttatttcaaaatttggtgtgtcttttgggtagtcttgtcttagattaggtctttcagtttttctcttaagactggttttgtgtctgtgaagtttctgagctgttttttgtctgtgaaaccatgtattcttccatcaaaccggaaagtaagttttgctgggtatagtattctgggtgaagcattcatttcattcagtcttgtcacaatatcccaccactgctttctggcattgagcgtttctggtgacaggtctgctgtaaatctcagggaagcttgcttgaacatgatttccccttttgatcttgctgttttcagaattctgtctctatctgtgggatttgtcattgtgactaggatgtgtcttggggtggtttttctggggtctcttttggttggtactcttcgggcatgcaggatttgatcacatatattctttagctctggaagtttctctttaatgatgttcttgaccattgattcttcctggaaattttcttcctgggtctctgggactccaatgattcttaagttgtttctgttgatcttatcatagacttctattttcgtctgttcccattctttgactaatttttccattgtctgctcatttgctttaagttttttgtccaatctctcctgctgtatggaattgttatgtatctcatcttccacagcaccaagtctattctcagcttctgataccctgtcccagagcttatccattttgtcattcacttcgtttactgacttttttagtcctgttagttggcatgttatttcagtttggagttttgtcatttctgccttcatattttcttggttcttattagtgttctgttcaactcgatccatggtttcttggagtctgttgagcaccttccatattgctagtctaaagtccttatctgagaggttgattagttgttcagtcattatctggtcctcagaattgtcatcttcattctctatgtctgatgctggcctgcgttgtttccccattgtcacacttgtattgtgggtttttctacgtgttgtggtggtattcattgtctatatgatgtaggcagcacactcctctggctcctccctttctggatgggctgacttgcctctaagggaggggagtcctccgtggatgaagcctcacactgggtcaaatcttaggcccgagcatgcaacagagaagacagtccagagagaaatgtttgcttctgtgatatagcgccgttcttagtgtgatttttccttcttgttgcaatggagttctttccttagaaagagtgcacggccgcgtagcgaagcggagcggccgtgctcctctgagcctctttttgccccactcgcaagagtttcacgcaagaggacagtagacagacatagacaggtcacactcacagtctttcacagttgagccccactgggccagtgtactttcgcggattttccccgcctggtgtcacacacagggagccagctcttgcctgcatctccctgatgattagtgatgtggagcattttttcttttcttttcttttcttttttttttttttttttttggtttttcaggccacacccgtttgatactcaggggttactcctggctatgcgctcagaaattgccccaggcttggggggaccatgtgggacgctgggggatcaaatcgtggttctttccttggctagcgcttgcaaggcagacagacaccttacccctagcgccacctcgccggccccgtgaagcattttttcatgtgtcttttggccatttctatttcttcttggtcaaagtgtctatccatttcttctccccattttttgatgggattagattttttttcttgtaaagttctgtcagtgcctagtatattttggagattagccccttatctgatgggtattgggtgaatagtttctcccactcagtggatggctcttgtatcctgggcgctattttctttgaggtgcagaagcttctcagcttaatatattcccatctgttaatctgcttttacttgcttggagagtgcagtttcctccttgaatacgCCTGTagactcaatgtcctggagtgttttgcctacgtgttgttctatatatctatggtttcgggtctgatattgaggtctttaatccatttggattttaccttcgtacatgatgttaactgggggtctaagttcaattttttgcaactggctagccagttgttccaacaccacttgttgaagaggctttctttgctccatttaggatttcttgctcctttatcaaaaattaggtgattgtatgtctggggaacattctctgagtattcaagcctattccactgatctgagggcctgtctttattccaataccatgctgttttgataactattgccttgtagtaaagtttaaagttgaggaaagtaattcctaggtattctagggtgtttattgttccaaatgaattttaaaagtgcctgatccacttctttaaagaatgtcacgggtatctttagagggattgcattaaatctgtacaatgctttggggagtattgccattttgatgatgttaatcctgccaatccacgagcagggtatgtgtttccatttccacctgtcctctcttatttcttggagtacagttttatagttctttttttgtataggtcatatttttagtcaagttgattccaagatatttgagtttgtgtggcactattgtgaatggggttgttttctttttctttttttcttttttttggtttttgggccacacctggcgttgctcaggggtgactcctggctttctgctcagaaattgctcctggcaggcacgggggaccatatgggacaccgggattcgaaccaaccacctttggtcccggatcggctgcttgcaaggcaaatgccactgtgctttctctccgggccccatgttttcttaatgtccatttcttccttattactattggtgtatagaaaggccattgatttttgtgtgttaattttgtagcctgccaccttgctatataagcctattgtttctagaagctttttggtagagtctttaagattttctgagtagagtatcatgtcagctgcaaacagcgagagcttgaattcttcctttcctatctacaCTCCttcgatatctttttcttgcctaatcgctatagcgagtacgtccagtgctgtgttgaataggagtggtgagagaggacagccttgtcttgtgccagaatttagagggaaggcttttagtttttctccattgaggataatatttgccactggcttgtggtagatggccttaactatattaagaaaggtttctttcattcccatcttgcctagagttttgatcaagtgtgggtgttggaccttatcaaattctttctctgcatctattgatatgatcatgtgatttttatttttcttgttgttgatgttgtgtattatgttgatagatttatggatgttaaaccatccttgcattcctgggataaaatctacttgattgtagtggatgatcttcttaatgaggtattgaatcctatttgccaggattttgttgaggatctttgcatctgcatttatcagcgatattggtttgtaattttctttttccgtagcatctctgtctaatttaggtatcaaggtgattttagcttcataaaagctatttggagggcccggagagatagcacagcggcgtttgccttgcaagcagccgatccaggaccaaaggtggttggttcgaatcccggtgtcccatatggtcccccgtgcctgccaggagctatttctgagcagacagccaggagtaactcctgagcaccacggatgtggcccaaaaaccaaaaaaaaaaaaaaaaaaaaaaaaaaaaaaagctatttggaagtgttcccatttttttgattttatgaaagggTCTTGCCAGAATtagtagtagttcttcttggaaagtttgaaagaattcattagttaatccatctgggcctgggcttttgtttttgggcagacatttgattaccgttttaatttcatcaatagtggtGAAggagtttagatatgctacatcctcttcattcaaccgtggaagattataagagtccaagaatttatccatttcttccaggttctcatttttagtggcgtagagtttctcaaagtagtttctgattaccctttgaatctctgccatatcagtagtgatctctcctttttcatttctaatatgagttatcaagtttctctctctttctttgttagctttaccagtggtctatcaactgtttattttttcgaagaaccaacttctgcttttgttgatctttcagattgttttttgggtttccactttgttgatttctgctctcagctttgttatttccttctgtctccctatttttgggtccttttgttgagcacttttttttttttttttggtttttgggccacacccgaaggtgctcaggggttactcctggctgtctgctcagaaatagctcctggcaggcacgggggaccatatgggacaccgggatttgaaccaaccacttttgatcctggatcggctgcttgcaaggcaaacgccgctgtgctatctctccgggcccttgttgagcactttctaattctatgagctgcgtcattaatctattcaggtaagccccttcttccttcctgatgtgtgcttgcaaagctataaatttcctctcagtactgcttttgctgtgtcccataagttctgatagtttgtgtctttattatcatttgtttccaggcaagttttgatttcctctttgatttcatctcggacccactggttattcagtatgaggctgtttaacttccacgtttggaagcagttccttggtgttctggcccttgaatgagcctctgggagagcaaatttttgGGGcccttttggcccactcccaagaagttcaggagataggacagaagacaaacacatacaggcagcactcacagtttctcacaatcGGGCCCCACTGAGCAGACATAgatttgtagattttcccagcctgacttcacaaacaggggacctcccttctgtgaagtactgctacCAGCTGGTTTTCACGTTTGGAAACAGTTCCTTGATGTTctggcccttgaatgagcctctgggagaaggaattttctgggcccttttcagcccactcctaagaggttcaggagacaggacaagagacaaacacacacaggcagcactcacagtttctcacagtcgggccctacTGGCCTAATCAGGGTGCTTTAAAGATGgggttttatttaattaatgagTATCTCTATGATTATAAAGGGAAAATGTGATATTTTCTGCTGTAAATATTCTAGAAATAATTTTGTGTTAATTCATTACTTGTTTGTATCTTGCATGTTGTTTCAGATCGTGTTCCTATCTTGTCAGGTGGACATTTATATCCACAATTACCGGTTTCTGGACACAGTGCTGATCTTCATCATATATGGCTGGTCTGCTATTCCCCTCATGTACTTGATGGGCTTCCTATATAATCAAATTAGTCATGCCTTCCTCTGTCTCGTTTTATTTAACTATGCTACAGGCATTTTCACTAACCTCGTTGATAATATATTTCACTTTGGTAAGTGTAAAGGCTGCATAAAATAACTTCATCTTTATTAGACAATGATAAACTATGAAATAAAGatggtggggccagaaagatatttcagtggataggtgcttgccttgcaagaacctggcaccccagatggacTGCAATATCACATATTCACTCCTGGGCCTgctacttccaggaatgatcctggagcacagagccaagagtaaacctaaGCACCAtggattgtgacccaaaaagcaaagtaatgccaaaaataaaaacccaataaacaaaaatggtGCAAGTTcattagaaaagaatattttctgaatttagagAAAAATGCTACATTTGATATGTGAATACTAGTTTAAGTACTTGTGATACACTAGACACTGAGAATTTT
Protein-coding sequences here:
- the LOC126031280 gene encoding calmodulin-1-like, yielding MADQLTEEQIAEFKEAFSLFDKDGDGTITTKELGTVMRSLGQNPTEAELQDMINEVDADGNGTIDFPEFLTMMARKMKDTDSEEEIREAFRVFDKDGNGYISAAELRNVMTNLGEKLTDEEVDEMIREADIDGDGQVNYEEFVQMMTAK